CCAACGTGCGCTTCGTGGCGCACCTGGACCTGCCCAAGTCCCTGGAGGCCTACTACCAGGAAACCGGACGGGCCGGGCGCGACGGCCTGCCTGCCGATGCCTGGATGGCCTATGGCCTGCAGGACGTGCTGATGCTCAAGCAGATGCTGCAGAACTCCGAAGGCGACGAACGCCACAAGCGCCTGGAACAGCACAAGCTCGACGCCATGCTGGCGTTGTGCGAGGAGACCCGCTGCCGCCGCCAGAGCCTGCTGGCCTATTTCGACGAAGACATGCCGCAGCCATGCGGTCATTGCGACAACTGCGTCGATGGCGTGCAGACCTGGGATGCCACCGAGCCGGCGCGCCAGGCGTTGTCGGCGATCTATCGCACCGGCCAGCGTTATGGCGTCGGACATCTGGTGGATGTGCTGCTGGGCAAGGACACGGAAAAGGTCCGCAGCTTCGGCCATCAGCATCTGTCCGTGTTCGGCGTGGGCAAGGCGCGCAGCGAGGGCGAATGGCGCTCGCTGTTCCGTCAACTGGTGGCCCGCGGGCTGGCCGATATCGACCTGGAAGGTTATGGCGGCTTGCGCCTGAGCGACAGCTGCCGGCCGCTGCTCAAGGGCGAGGTGACCCTGGAGCTGCGCCGTGACATAAAGCCGCAGGCCGCTGCCAAGAGCACCAGCCAGGCCAGCCAGCTGGTGCGTGGCGAAGAACGCGAACAATGGGAAGCCCTGCGCGCGTTGCGCCGCAAGCTGGCGGAAGAACATGGCGTGCCGCCTTATGTCATTTTCCCCGACTCCACGCTGCTGGAAATGCTCCGCAGCCAGCCCGGTTCCCTGGCGGAAATGGCCCGGGTCAGCGGTGTCGGCGCGCGCAAGCTGGAGCGTTACGGCGAGGCCTTCCTCGAGGTCCTGGGGGGCCAGGCAGAGACGCCGAAAGTGGTGGCCGACATTCGCCACGAGCTGATTACCCTGGCTCGCGCGGGAATGACGCCCCTGCAGATCGCCGGGCAATTGCAGTGCACGGAAAAGAACGTCTACACGATGCTCGCCGAGGCCGTGGGCAAGCAGCAGTTGTCCCTGGAACAGGCACTGGACTTGCCGGAAGACTTGCTGGGCGAGATCCAGGACGCCTTCCTCGACGGCGAGGGCGAGCTGCCGTCGGTGAGCGAAGTGGCCGAACTGTTCGCCGGGCGAGTGCCCGAAGGGGTGTTGTATTGCGTGCGTGCCGCACTGGAATCGGAATTCGAGATGTGAGCGAACGGGCTAAAGATGTAACGATTCAGTTCATGGCAAACCTTGCCTAGAGGCAACTGTCATGCTTAGCTGACTAATAATTAGTTTTCCTTAATTTTCAGTCTACTAACCATGAGTTGTTTATGCCGTTAACCGATCAACACCGTTTTGGCATGCAGTTGGCGCAGATGTCCCGAGGCTGGCGCGCTGAACTGGATCGCCGTCTCGCCGGACTCGGCCTGTCCCAGGCCCGCTGGCTGGTGCTGCTGCACCTCGCCCGTTTTGACGAAGCCCCGACCCAACGTGAACTTGCCCAGAGTGTCGGCGTCGAAGGACCGACCCTGGCGCGGCTGCTCGACAGCCTGGAAACCCAGGGGCTGGTGCAACGGCAATCGGTGGTCGAGGATCGGCGGGCGAAGAAGATCGTTCTCTGCGCCCCCGCGCTGCCCTTGATCGAACAGATCGAAACCATTGCGACCGCCCTGCGCTGTGAATTGTTCGTCGGTGTCGACGAAGAGGACATGCGCGTGTGCATGCGGGTTCACGCCCATATCCTGGCCAATCTGGAAAAGTCTTGAGGCATAACTGACGCCGCGGATTTTTGAGCTGGCGACACCGGCAGACTATAAGAAATACCAGGTCCACAGCGGCATGCGCAGTCAGCGTATCGCCGCTGTGGTCGCTTTCGGTTATCGAAAAGGATGCTCATGTTCCAGAGTCTGCTGGCCGCGGCGCGCGGCTTTGTTCGGTTGCCCTGCGGTGCCACTCGTCCCTTGTCCGTGTTGCTCACGCTGCTGATGACCCTGTATGGGGCTTTTGCATCCGCGGCGGGCCTGGGCGAAATCACGGTGCATTCGGCCCTGAACCAGCCGCTGGAGGCGGAAATTGCCCTGGAGCCGGGGCAACGTCCGCGCGATGGGGACCTGTCGGTCAGCCTGGCGAGCGTCGACGAGTTCAGGCAGGCCGGTATCGAGCGCCTGCCGTTTCTCGACGACTTGCGCTTTACGCCGCTGCAGCGCGGGGAGCGCTGGGTGATCCGGGTGGTGTCGAGCAAGCCGGTGAACGAACCTTTCCTGGACTTCGTGGTGCAGGCCAACCAGGCCAATGGCCGGCAGTTGCGTGAATACACGCTGCTGATCGACCCCCCAGGCAGCCCCGAGATCGTACCGGCCCCGGCTCCGGTCAGGGACGTCACGGAGCCAGCTGCCCAGGCGGCCAGCCAGGAGCCTGCCGCGCCAGCCAGGGCAGCTGATGTCGTGCCGCCAGCCCTGGTGCAAGCCACACAGGCCAGCCAACAATTGCAGAGCCAGGTCCAGGAACTGCAGGGCAAGCTGCAATTGCGGGACGAACAGTTGGCCCGCCAGCAGCAACAGCTGGAGGCGTTGCAGCGCCAGCTGAGCGAGAGCCAGCACCCACCGGCCGCCCGCCCCACGCCAGTGCCCGCGCCCCCGGCCGCAGTGCCGCCCCAGGCTGCGGAGCCTGCCGCCGAGCCCGAAGGTGCCAATCCCTGGCTGATGGTCGCCGCGCTGCTGCTGACGGCCTTGCTGGTGCTGCTGGTGATGCGTCGCCGGCGCCAGGCGGGCGTCCAGGCAGGGGCGACGGTCGTCGCGCCACCGGCCTCCCGGCCCGCGCAGCCACTGGCCGAGAGTGTGGCCATGAGTGTTATCGAGGAGCCGCTTCGATCAGCGCCTGTGGTAGACGAGCGGCGGACGGAGCGCGAGCCGTCGATCGATGTCGATTGGGACCTGATCGTACCCGCCGAGCCTGACGAGCCTACCGGGGCTCTAGGGGCGCCCACCGTTGCGCCGGCACCGCCGTTCAACGCCGACTCGATCGTCTGGCGCCTGGAGGAGCCCGACGAACCGGGCTCCAGCGTGGAGGGCGAGCCGGGCGTGCGGGATCAGAAGGTCTGGCCCAGGTTGAGGTAGACGGCTTTCTGGTTGTCGTCGTTGAAGCCGTAGCTGAAATTCAGCGGCCCCAGCGGTGTGTCGAAACCGAGGAAGATGCTCGCGGCGTTGATGTAGCCGCTGTCGAACTCGTTATCGTTGTTCCAGGCACGGCCTCGCTCCAGCGAACCGCCGATGTACAGCGGGAAGTCCAGGGGCAGGTAGGAGCGCGGGGTCAGGCGCCGGTAGTAGACCGCCCGCATCAGGCTGATGTTCTGGCCCGAGAGGGCGTCCTGGCGAAAGCCCGAGAGCTGGCGGGCGCCACCGAGCACAAAGCTCGAGGTCACCACTTCGGCGTCGTCCAGGGTGCGGCCATAGCGACCGCCGAGGATAAAGGTGTCCGGGCCGCTGCTCAGGGCCTTGTCCAGCTTGAACTCCCACTGCCGGTAACGCTTGTCCGAGCCCAGGCTGGGTTCGAACTGGCGCAGCGACAGGCCGATGTCCTCGCCCTCGTGAGGGAAGTAGACGTTGTCCAGGGAGTCGAACGAGTAGCGCAGTTCGTAGTAGCCCTCGTTGAAGTTTTCCCGGGGCAGATTCTGGTCGCCGACGCGCACATCGGCCTTGCCCCAGGCTTCGCCGACGCCGAAGCGGATTTCGCCGCTATTGCCGATCTGGCGGCCGATGTTGAGGCCGAAACCGTAGCGTTCCAGGCGGTATTCGGCGATCGGGTCGTTGTCCAGCACGGCTTCGATGTTCTGCGACTCGAGGCCGATATAGGGGGCGATGAAGTAGCGCGAACCCACATCCAGCGGTTGATAGAACTCGCTGTAGAGCTCCTGCTGATCGCCGATCTGCACCCGGGTCAGCCATTCGGCGCCGAGGCTGTTGATGCCGTTGACCCGGTAGCTGGCGCCCAGGTTGAAGGCGCTGTCGCCACGCATGTCGTCGGACAGGTTGAGCCCCAGGCGCAGGTAGTCGGTGCCGCTGCGCTTGCCCCGGGCGTTGATCACCAGGGTGTGCTCTTCGCCCTTGTGGACCACGCGGTATTGCACCTGTTCGAAGTAGTCCAGGCCGTAGAGCGTGCCCATGTCGGTCTGCAGGCGGCCGAGGTCGAGAGGTTCGCCGATGTGTTGGCGGATGTAATAGCGGATCACGTCGTCGCTGACTTTCGAATCGTTTTCCACCCGGATCGCGGTGATGACCGGGGTACGCTGGCCCGGAGCCCGTGCGGCGCTCAGCTCGGCGTCCAGCGGTTCGGCCGGGCGCAGCTGCGCCAGGCGTGCGTCGAGGAGGCGCGTGGCGCGGTAGCCGGCGTCGATCATTTCCTGGGCGCGGCCGAAGTCGGTGACCCCGAAACTGGCCAGGGGCGGCTGGATCAGCACGTCGTTCTTGTGCAGGGACGCTAGTTGCTCCTCGGAATTGCGCCGGGTCATGAGGGTGATCGACTGGTTCAGCACATCGACCACGGTCGCCAGCTGCTTGCGCGAGCGCAGCGGGGTGCCGATGTCGACCACGATGGCGATATCCACGCCCATGTCGCGGGCCACGTCCAGCGGAATGTTGTCGGTCATGCCGCCGTCCACCAGCAGCCGGCCATCCATCTCCACCGGGGCGAACACCGCCGGGATCGACATGCTGGCGCGAATCACCCGTGGCAGGTGGCCCTTGCGGAACACCACCTTCTCGCCGCTGGCGATGTCCGTGGCGACGGCGCGGAAGGGGATCGGCAGCTTGTCGAAATCCCGGGTGTCGCTGGCATGGGCGAGCATGCTCTCTAGGAGCAGGGCCAGGTTCTGGCCCTGGATGACCCCCAGCGGCAGGCCGAGGCTGCCGTCGTCGCGGAAGCTGAGTTTCTGTTTTACCAGGAAGTCGCGGTCATCCTGTTTGCGCCGAAACGGCACGTCTTCCCGGGGCGGGGCATCGGACAGCGCCTGCTGCCAGTC
This portion of the Pseudomonas sp. MRSN 12121 genome encodes:
- the recQ gene encoding DNA helicase RecQ, producing MLEQAQRVLKDIFGYDSFRGRQGAIIERVASGGDALVLMPTGGGKSLCFQVPALLREGLAVVVSPLIALMDDQVATLEELGVAAAALNSTLSAEQQRDLAARIRRGEVKMLYLAPERLVQPRMLAFLQNLDIALFAIDEAHCVSQWGHDFRPEYLQLGQLAEMFPQVPRIALTATADKRTREEIVNRLHLQNAERFLSSFDRPNIFYRIVPKEQPRKQLLAFLNERRSDAGIVYCLSRKKVDEVSAFLCEQGFPALPYHAGLPSDLRAYHQKRFLNEEGLIMVATIAFGMGIDKPNVRFVAHLDLPKSLEAYYQETGRAGRDGLPADAWMAYGLQDVLMLKQMLQNSEGDERHKRLEQHKLDAMLALCEETRCRRQSLLAYFDEDMPQPCGHCDNCVDGVQTWDATEPARQALSAIYRTGQRYGVGHLVDVLLGKDTEKVRSFGHQHLSVFGVGKARSEGEWRSLFRQLVARGLADIDLEGYGGLRLSDSCRPLLKGEVTLELRRDIKPQAAAKSTSQASQLVRGEEREQWEALRALRRKLAEEHGVPPYVIFPDSTLLEMLRSQPGSLAEMARVSGVGARKLERYGEAFLEVLGGQAETPKVVADIRHELITLARAGMTPLQIAGQLQCTEKNVYTMLAEAVGKQQLSLEQALDLPEDLLGEIQDAFLDGEGELPSVSEVAELFAGRVPEGVLYCVRAALESEFEM
- a CDS encoding MarR family transcriptional regulator; translated protein: MPLTDQHRFGMQLAQMSRGWRAELDRRLAGLGLSQARWLVLLHLARFDEAPTQRELAQSVGVEGPTLARLLDSLETQGLVQRQSVVEDRRAKKIVLCAPALPLIEQIETIATALRCELFVGVDEEDMRVCMRVHAHILANLEKS
- a CDS encoding FimV family protein, translating into MFQSLLAAARGFVRLPCGATRPLSVLLTLLMTLYGAFASAAGLGEITVHSALNQPLEAEIALEPGQRPRDGDLSVSLASVDEFRQAGIERLPFLDDLRFTPLQRGERWVIRVVSSKPVNEPFLDFVVQANQANGRQLREYTLLIDPPGSPEIVPAPAPVRDVTEPAAQAASQEPAAPARAADVVPPALVQATQASQQLQSQVQELQGKLQLRDEQLARQQQQLEALQRQLSESQHPPAARPTPVPAPPAAVPPQAAEPAAEPEGANPWLMVAALLLTALLVLLVMRRRRQAGVQAGATVVAPPASRPAQPLAESVAMSVIEEPLRSAPVVDERRTEREPSIDVDWDLIVPAEPDEPTGALGAPTVAPAPPFNADSIVWRLEEPDEPGSSVEGEPGVRDQKVWPRLR
- a CDS encoding patatin-like phospholipase family protein codes for the protein MRRLLSCLLLCLLPVFLHAAEAPRPKIGLVLSGGAARGLAHIGVLKALEEQGVKIDAIAGTSMGAVIGGLYASGYKIDELEKLALGIDWQQALSDAPPREDVPFRRKQDDRDFLVKQKLSFRDDGSLGLPLGVIQGQNLALLLESMLAHASDTRDFDKLPIPFRAVATDIASGEKVVFRKGHLPRVIRASMSIPAVFAPVEMDGRLLVDGGMTDNIPLDVARDMGVDIAIVVDIGTPLRSRKQLATVVDVLNQSITLMTRRNSEEQLASLHKNDVLIQPPLASFGVTDFGRAQEMIDAGYRATRLLDARLAQLRPAEPLDAELSAARAPGQRTPVITAIRVENDSKVSDDVIRYYIRQHIGEPLDLGRLQTDMGTLYGLDYFEQVQYRVVHKGEEHTLVINARGKRSGTDYLRLGLNLSDDMRGDSAFNLGASYRVNGINSLGAEWLTRVQIGDQQELYSEFYQPLDVGSRYFIAPYIGLESQNIEAVLDNDPIAEYRLERYGFGLNIGRQIGNSGEIRFGVGEAWGKADVRVGDQNLPRENFNEGYYELRYSFDSLDNVYFPHEGEDIGLSLRQFEPSLGSDKRYRQWEFKLDKALSSGPDTFILGGRYGRTLDDAEVVTSSFVLGGARQLSGFRQDALSGQNISLMRAVYYRRLTPRSYLPLDFPLYIGGSLERGRAWNNDNEFDSGYINAASIFLGFDTPLGPLNFSYGFNDDNQKAVYLNLGQTF